The genomic interval GGAAGGTACAAAAGAGCTGGTTTACCTGGATATGCATTCCATCATAGATTAATGTAATTTTATAAATCCTGTAGCCATTCATTACCGGGCATCTTATCTAAGAATAGCTGCTTTTCATTATTGTCTATTATTTTAAGAAATTGAAAATAATCAGCTCAATTAGGGCTTATTTCTTCCTATTTTTTATATTGCGGACCGTTTTATTAACTGTCAGGAATTATATCCGTACAATAATACATCAATTATATCCGCTATGCCAACAGCCACCGCAGAAAGTATTCCAGACCATATTGCATCGCTTTTCAAGAAACAGTTTCACGAAACGCCGCTGATCGTACGTTCACCGGGAAGAGTGAACCTGATTGGAGAACATACAGATTATAACGAAGGATTTGTACTTCCAGCCTCTATTGATAAAGCAGCGTATGTAGCCATTACCCCACGTACCGATGATCAGTTTCACTGGATAGCTGCTGATCTGAAAGATGAGTTGATCGGAGATATTCATTCTTTGCAAAAGTCTTCCAAAGGATGGCCTAATTACCTGATGGGTGTTACCCAGCAATTGCTGAAAGCCGGCCATAAAGTAAAGGGATTTAATTGTGTATTCAGTGGTGATGTGCCCATAGGAGCAGGCATGTCTTCGTCGGCAGCTTTGGAGTGTGCCGTGGCTTTTTCACTCAATGAGTTATTTCATCTGAAAATATCCAAAGTAGATTTAGTAAAACTTTGCCAGAAGGCTGAGAATGAGTTTGTAGGTGTAAAATCGGGCATTATGGACCAGTTCGCCAGCATGTTCGGTAAAAAAGACCATGTAATTAGGCTGGATTGCCGCAGTCTGGAATATGAGTATTTTCCATTCAAAATGCAGGATATCCGCATTGTATTGTGCGATACGCAGGTAAAACATTCACTGGTTACTTCAGAATACAATACACGCCGTGCCCAATGCGAAGCAGGCGTGAAATTACTGCAACAATATGCCCCGGAAATCCAAAGCCTGAGGGATGTTGAACTTTCCTTACTGGAGCAACATCGTATGGAAATGGACCCGGTGGTATATAACCGGTGTTTGTATGTAGTAGAAGAAAACGCCCGTTTGCTGGAAGCTACTGAAGATTTGCAGCGAGGTGATATGGCCTCATTCGGAAACCGCATGTACCTGACACATTATGGACTAAGGGATTTATATGAAGTAAGTTGCCCTGAGCTGGATTTTCTGGTAGAATTTACTGAGAATGAGGAAATTGTATTAGGTTCAAGAATGATGGGCGGAGGCTTTGGAGGCTGTACGATCAATCTGGTGAAAGAAGAGAATATAGATTCATTTTATGATAGGATCACAGCCGCTTATAAAAAAGGCATGAAAAAAGACCTAAAGATATATACCGGTAAAATTGAATCGGGAACCAGCATTATCAGCCAATAAAATTGGCTAGTAGTCATTTGTCATTAGTGAAAAAACGGTATTCCGAGCTAAGTGAGAATGTCGGTAGTTTAAATGATACATTTTTTTGATTTATAACCTGTACAACCATTGATGCAACCTGCCTTCGACCTTCACGAACATTCCCATACCAGACTGAATATATTAACCGGCGAACGGGTGCTGGTATCGCCGCATCGTTCAAAACGACCCTGGCAGGGCAAAGTAGAAGACCTGCCCAAAGATGAACGTCCCGTGTATGATCCCAAATGTTATTTATGTCCAGGCAATGAGAGGGCCGGAGGTGTTAAAAATCCCGATTACAAGCAGACGTTTGTGTTTACCAATGATTTTGCAGCTTTGCAAGCGGATACGCCGGTAGGAGAGTTCAACAAAAATAATTTGCTGCAAGCCAAAAGTGAGTCGGGTATTTGTAAAGTGATTTGTTTTTCGCCCCGTCACGATCTCACGCTGCCATTAATGGATGTTGCTACGATCAGGCAGGTAGTGGATGTATGGGTAGAGCAATACAAAGAATTAGGCAGCCGGCCGGATATCCATTATGTGCAGATTTTTGAGAATAAGGGTGAAATGATGGGTGCCAGCAATCCCCACCCTCATGGCCAAATATGGGCGCAGAGTTCAGTACCAGTAGAAGTGAATAAGGAGACAAGGCAGCAAAAACAGTATTATGAAGCAAATGGAAAAAGTTTGCTATCAGACTACCTGGCGATAGAACTGGAAGAGAAATCAAGGATAGTGGTAGAGAATGAGCATTTTGTAGCCCTGGTTCCTTTCTGGGCCGTCTGGCCGTTCGAAACCCTGCTTATCAGCCGCCGGCATATCGGCAATATTACAGAGATGAACGATTCTGAGAAAAATGCGTTGGCCAATATTCTCAAACGTCTGACTACCAGGTATGATAATCTGTTTACTATTTCATTCCCATATTCTGCTGGTATGCACCAGACTCCAACGGATGGTGGTTTATATCCCGAGTGGCATTGGCATATGCATTTCTATCCGCCATTGCTTCGTTCGGCTACCGTGAAAAAATTTATGGTGGGCTACGAGATGCTGGGCAATCCTCAAAGAGACATTACTCCGGAATCTGCCGCAGACAGGCTAAGAGGTTTGTCAGAAGGGCATTATAAGTTGTAGAAATGGTTGCGTTAAATATCAGGAGTTATTATTGCACATCATCCTTTTTCCATGAAGAATAAATCTTTAAAAATAATTTTTCTTCTTCTTTGGTTTTTATTTGAAACTGATAACTATACTCTTTATTCCTGTAAGTAAAATATATCCAGGTTTCTATTCCTACTTCAAAAACTGCTTGAGAATCTTTCCGATTTGAAGGTATATATTATGCGAATCAGGAGTATAAAATAAAAAAACAGATGTAGAGTAAACAGGGTTTAAGTTTTATGCACGAACTTAAACTAATCCAATTATACTGCTACATCTGTGAAGAGTATAATCAATTTCTGCGTTGGAATGTTCAACGTTTTAGTAAAAATAATTTTGAAGGGCAAATCAGTGATGAAGAAATTCTGACTATTTACCTGTTTTGTTTATGCTATGAAGAAAAATATAAAATCAAATCCATGCATCAGCATATAGAAAAATACTGGCATAGTTGGTTTCCAAACCTGCCTGCTTATCAGACTTTTAATCATAGAATTAATCGTTTGGCAGCCGCTTTTACTTACTTGACCCAAAGACTGACACAGGCTTTTTATTTACCTGCTGACTGCCTTACCATTGTGCTGGGCGATTCCATACCTATTCTTACCTGCTCTCACAAAAGAAGTGGAAAAGTAGCCACCCCATTAACAAACAAAGCCTATTGTGCAACCAAAAACATGCATTATTATGGAGTCAAACTCCATACCTTAGCCTTAAAAAGAGCCCATACCCTGCCTTTCCCCTGCTTTTTAGCTATCACCCCCGCCTCAGTCCATGATTTGACGGCCCTGCGGAGTGTGTTGGAAAAAAGCTATGCCCATATGAGTGTTCTAGATAAAGCCTATTGTGATAAAGAATTACAACAACACATGCTTGCCAAGGGCAATACACTGCTCACGCCAATGAAAGAAAAAAAAGGGATGCCACTCATCGTTAAACAATTTGATCAGGCGTATCAGGATTTAACCAACACTGCCCTTGCTAAAATAAGGCAGCCTATTGAATCTCTTTTTAGTTGGATACAAGAGAAAACTTATATACAAAATGCTTCCAAAGTACGTTCCCAAGAAGGCTTGATGGTGCATGTGTTTGGTCGTTTAGCCGCTGCGCTGATGATGCTTTCCGGATTGTAACCCCTGATTCGCATATATTGTAGCTTTATATTATCAAGTTGGCTTATTTTATAAACAATAGTTAAACTTTTATTTTTGAACCTTACTTTTATTTTTTCAGGGGTAAAAACTATTGCTCCTTTTTTAAAGATAATATAGTTTAGAAGAATTGTCAAAATAAGTATTATTAAGACAAAAGTGATCAGAAAATAATAACCAGGCATTAAAGTTGCAAAGCTTGTTCCAGCAATACCTTTACTACCAAAAGTAAAAGGTGCCATTAAAAGAAACATCCAACCTAATGCATTTCTGATTTTGTTGTAAATGCTTTGATTTTTTTCGTTGATAAGAACTGTTTTAAATTCTAACATGTGATTGAATCATCATGTAAATATGTTGAATGACAAGATAATCATTTCACTGCTTTCCTCTCAATCTCCTTCAGGTTCTCCATTTTCTTATTTCGCAGAAAGCCATTAATATCCTCGAAGTGTTCTTTGATGCGTTTATTGCCGAATTCAAATACCTTATCGGCCAGGCCATCCAGAAAATCCCTGTCGTGGGAAACCAGAATGAGTGTGCCATCAAAAGCTCTGAGGGCATCTTTGAGAATATCTTTGGTTTTGATATCCAGGTGGTTAGTAGGCTCATCCAGGATCAGCAGGTTAACTGGTTGCAGCAGCAGTTTGATCATCGCCAGGCGGGTTTTTTCACCGCCGGAAAGCACTTTTACTTTTTTATCAATTGTATCGCCCCCAAACATAAATGCCCCCAGAATATCTTTGATCTTGGTACGGATTTCTCCCACCGCAATATTATCGATGGTTTGAAAAACGGTAATTTCTTCATCCAGCAAAGAAGCCTGATTCTGGGCAAAATAGCCGATCATGCAATTGTGACCTAGTTGAAGGCGGCCATCAAAATCAATTTCATTCATAATGGCTTTTACCAGCGTAGATTTTCCTTCGCCATTTTTACCAACAAATGCCACTTTTTGTCCGCGCTCGATAGTAAGAGAAGCATCTTTAAAAACCGTATAATCGCCATATTTTTTGGTCATGCTTTCTACAATCACCGGATAGTTGCCAGACCTGGGAGCCGGAGGAAATTTCAGGTTCAAAGCAGAAGTATCTACCTCATCTACTTC from Rhodocytophaga rosea carries:
- a CDS encoding galactokinase — protein: MPTATAESIPDHIASLFKKQFHETPLIVRSPGRVNLIGEHTDYNEGFVLPASIDKAAYVAITPRTDDQFHWIAADLKDELIGDIHSLQKSSKGWPNYLMGVTQQLLKAGHKVKGFNCVFSGDVPIGAGMSSSAALECAVAFSLNELFHLKISKVDLVKLCQKAENEFVGVKSGIMDQFASMFGKKDHVIRLDCRSLEYEYFPFKMQDIRIVLCDTQVKHSLVTSEYNTRRAQCEAGVKLLQQYAPEIQSLRDVELSLLEQHRMEMDPVVYNRCLYVVEENARLLEATEDLQRGDMASFGNRMYLTHYGLRDLYEVSCPELDFLVEFTENEEIVLGSRMMGGGFGGCTINLVKEENIDSFYDRITAAYKKGMKKDLKIYTGKIESGTSIISQ
- a CDS encoding UDP-glucose--hexose-1-phosphate uridylyltransferase, whose product is MQPAFDLHEHSHTRLNILTGERVLVSPHRSKRPWQGKVEDLPKDERPVYDPKCYLCPGNERAGGVKNPDYKQTFVFTNDFAALQADTPVGEFNKNNLLQAKSESGICKVICFSPRHDLTLPLMDVATIRQVVDVWVEQYKELGSRPDIHYVQIFENKGEMMGASNPHPHGQIWAQSSVPVEVNKETRQQKQYYEANGKSLLSDYLAIELEEKSRIVVENEHFVALVPFWAVWPFETLLISRRHIGNITEMNDSEKNALANILKRLTTRYDNLFTISFPYSAGMHQTPTDGGLYPEWHWHMHFYPPLLRSATVKKFMVGYEMLGNPQRDITPESAADRLRGLSEGHYKL
- a CDS encoding transposase, with product MHELKLIQLYCYICEEYNQFLRWNVQRFSKNNFEGQISDEEILTIYLFCLCYEEKYKIKSMHQHIEKYWHSWFPNLPAYQTFNHRINRLAAAFTYLTQRLTQAFYLPADCLTIVLGDSIPILTCSHKRSGKVATPLTNKAYCATKNMHYYGVKLHTLALKRAHTLPFPCFLAITPASVHDLTALRSVLEKSYAHMSVLDKAYCDKELQQHMLAKGNTLLTPMKEKKGMPLIVKQFDQAYQDLTNTALAKIRQPIESLFSWIQEKTYIQNASKVRSQEGLMVHVFGRLAAALMMLSGL